The following coding sequences lie in one Glycine max cultivar Williams 82 chromosome 19, Glycine_max_v4.0, whole genome shotgun sequence genomic window:
- the LOC102663040 gene encoding transcription factor MYB4, with amino-acid sequence MTRTPCCERMGLKKGPWTAEEDQILVSHIQQYGHGNWRALPKQAGLLRCGKSCRLRWINYLRPDIKRGKFSKEEEHTILKLHGILGNRWSAIAASLPGRTDNEIKNFWHTHLKKRIQKSGVHNGNASSRILQEAQANTSLDASSAASSTVTANVMIANYGLPVRNINPPIAGFYGAVSSDTFGEIEDNHGSCQLSEEMEFWYNIFIKSGQTS; translated from the exons ATGACGAGAACTCCTTGTTGTGAGAGAATGGGATTGAAGAAGGGACCTTGGACTGCTGAAGAAGATCAGATATTGGTTTCTCATATTCAACAATATGGCCATGGAAACTGGCGTGCCCTTCCTAAACAAGCTG GTTTGTTAAGGTGTGGCAAGAGTTGTAGGCTTCGTTGGATAAATTACTTGAGGCCTGATATTAAACGAGGGAAATTCAGCAAAGAAGAAGAACATACCATCCTAAAGCTACATGGAATTCTTGGAAACAG ATGGTCTGCTATAGCGGCAAGCTTACCCGGAAGAACAGACAACGAAATAAAGAATTTTTGGCATACCCATTTGAAGAAGAGGATCCAGAAAAGTGGAGTGCACAATGGCAATGCTTCCTCACGTATCTTGCAAGAGGCACAAGCAAATACTAGTTTGGATGCATCAAGTGCTGCTTCTAGTACTGTCACTGCAAATGTAATGATTGCCAATTACGGTTTACCCGTAAGGAATATTAATCCACCTATTGCAGGATTTTACGGTGCAGTCTCCTCAGATACTTTTGGAGAAATTGAGGACAATCATGGTTCTTGTCAGCTCAGTGAAGAAATGGAATTTTGGtacaatatatttatcaaatcaGGGCAAACATCATGA
- the LOC100814672 gene encoding uncharacterized protein LOC100814672, producing MALGISNILHCPKLSFSHNNFRPKVSTSLSLRFPQTAARSDRKIICAAASAAGSSNPDGEFNPYEVLGVSPIEKFDMVKAAYAKKKKEAEMNGDEATASRLEKAYDKLMMAQLSNRKKGVTFGSFKVSKEIKYADKLPVIPWGPRFTKSSQNDMRINLAISAVFTAWILVKRSAEYKPLQFLAFAFVYRLFEKLKTFESPVTPKYNEEGEDTGEGLRMGKRLLRSLALVFGCVAISSLAYTFILNIIEFAGGFIPTLLYNSQELIITTSSALMLYIMASYYR from the exons ATGGCTCTGGGAATCTCAAACATACTGCACTGCCCCAAATTGAGTTTCTCCCACAACAATTTTCGCCCAAAAGTTTCAACCTCTCTCAGCCTCAG GTTTCCCCAGACAGCAGCACGGAGTGATAGAAAGATCATCTGTGCTGCTGCATCTGCGGCTGGAAGCTCTAATCCCGATGGTGAATTTAATCCTTATGAG GTGCTAGGTGTAAGCCCTATTGAGAAATTTGACATGGTCAAGGCAGCATATgctaaaaaaaagaaggaggcTGAGATGAACGGCGATGAAGCAACTGCTTCTAGA CTGGAAAAGGCATATGACAAACTCATGATGGCTCAATTGTCTAATCGGAAAAAGGGTGTGACTTTTGGATCATTTAAG GTTTCAAAGGAGATCAAGTATGCGGACAAGCTTCCAGTTATACCTTGGGGGCCAAG GTTTACTAAATCAAGTCAAAATGACATGCGCATCAACTTGGCAATATCTGCTGTTTTT ACAGCTTGGATCCTTGTCAAGCGCAGTGCTGAATATAAACCTTTGCAGTTTTTAGCCTTTGCCTTTGTTTATAGGCTTTTTGAGAAGTTAAAAACCTTTGAATCTCCTGTAACCCCCAAATATAAT GAAGAGGGTGAAGACACAGGCGAAGGACTCCGCATGGGAAAACGATTGCTTCGATCACTGGCCTTGGTTTTTGGATGTGTAGCTATTTCATCTTTG GCATACACTTTCATTTTGAACATAATTGAGTTTGCAGGTGGTTTTATTCCTACTCTTTTGTACAACAGTCAG GAGTTGATAATCACCACATCGTCGGCACTCATGCTTTATATCATGGCATCTTATTATAGATAG
- the LOC100786135 gene encoding protein LIGHT-DEPENDENT SHORT HYPOCOTYLS 4 produces the protein MESVASPMITCSSNNNNGSGSNNTTTPSRYENQKRRDWNTFCQYLRNQRPPLSLALCSGAHVLEFLQYLDQFGKTKVHNPPCPFFGLPNPPAPCPCPLRQAWGSLDALIGRLRAAYEENGGRPETNPFGARAVRLYLHDVRDFQAKARGVSYEKKRKRPKQQNIANAATSVTTSPNNANATAT, from the coding sequence ATGGAGAGCGTGGCATCCCCGATGATAACTTGTtcaagcaacaacaacaatggaagTGGTAGTAATAATACTACTACTCCTAGCAGGTATGAGAACCAAAAGCGGCGAGACTGGAACACGTTCTGCCAGTACCTGCGGAACCAGCGGCCACCGCTATCGCTGGCGCTGTGCAGCGGGGCGCACGTGCTGGAATTCCTGCAGTACCTTGACCAATTCGGGAAGACAAAAGTGCACAACCCACCATGCCCCTTCTTTGGCCTCCCCAACCCTCCGGCGCCCTGCCCCTGCCCGCTCCGCCAGGCCTGGGGCAGCCTCGACGCCCTCATCGGCCGCCTCCGCGCCGCCTACGAGGAAAACGGCGGCAGACCCGAAACCAACCCCTTCGGCGCACGCGCCGTCAGGCTCTACTTGCATGATGTTCGTGATTTTCAGGCCAAGGCCAGAGGAGTTAGCTacgagaagaagagaaagaggccaaaacaacaaaacattGCAAATGCAGCAACTAGTGTTACCACTTCCCCTAATAATGCCAATGCCACTGCCACTTAA